A section of the Sceloporus undulatus isolate JIND9_A2432 ecotype Alabama chromosome 3, SceUnd_v1.1, whole genome shotgun sequence genome encodes:
- the LOC121926790 gene encoding U6 snRNA-associated Sm-like protein LSm3 codes for MAGEVDQQQTTNTVGEPLDHIRLSLDEQSYVKMRNDRELRGRLHAYDQHLNMILGDVEETVTTIEIDEETYEEIYKSTKRNIRMLFVRGDGVVLVASPLRVS; via the coding sequence ATGGCAGGCGAAGTAGACCAGCAACAAACTACTAATACTGTAGGAGAACCTTTGGATCACATCAGACTTAGTCTTGATGAACAAAGTTATGTAAAAATGAGAAATGACCGAGAACTTCGAGGCAGATTACATGCTTATGACCAGCATTTAAATATGATTTTGGGTGATGTTGAAGAGACTGTGACAACAATAGAGATCGATGAAGAAACATATGAGGAGATCTACAAATCCACCAAGAGGAATATCCGAATGCTGTTTGTCAGAGGAGACGGAGTTGTACTTGTCGCTTCTCCACTGAGGGTTAGCTGA